A single Streptomyces mirabilis DNA region contains:
- a CDS encoding ATP-binding cassette domain-containing protein, protein MPTSRRSDGQPSPAAVSTVGLRKSYGDKTVLDGIDLRVPAGSVFALLGPNGAGKTTAVKILSTLITADGGQAQVAGHDVATSPDGVRAAIGVTGQFSAVDGLITGEENMLLMADLHHLSKPEGRRVTAELLERFDLVDAAKKPAQSYSGGMKRRLDLAMTLVGDPRIIFLDEPTTGLDPRSRHNMWGIVRELVSGGVTVFLTTQYLDEADELADRIAVLNDGRIAAEGSAEELKRLVPGGHVRLRFTDPAAYQSAASALREVTRDDEALALRIPSDGSQRELRSLLDWLDSAGIEADELTVHTPDLDDVFFALTGATNVPSRPNQSKETVR, encoded by the coding sequence GACCGTCCTCGACGGCATCGATCTGCGCGTCCCGGCCGGGTCCGTGTTCGCGCTGCTCGGGCCCAACGGCGCCGGCAAGACCACCGCCGTGAAGATCCTGTCCACGCTCATCACCGCCGACGGCGGCCAGGCCCAGGTAGCGGGCCACGACGTCGCCACGTCACCGGACGGGGTCCGTGCCGCGATCGGCGTCACCGGGCAGTTCTCCGCCGTCGACGGCCTGATCACCGGCGAGGAGAACATGCTCCTCATGGCGGACCTGCACCACCTGTCCAAGCCCGAGGGGCGCCGGGTCACCGCCGAGCTCCTGGAGCGGTTCGACCTCGTCGACGCCGCCAAGAAGCCCGCCCAGAGCTACTCCGGCGGCATGAAGCGCCGCCTCGACCTCGCCATGACCCTCGTCGGCGACCCGCGGATCATCTTCCTCGACGAGCCGACCACCGGCCTCGACCCGCGCAGCCGCCACAACATGTGGGGAATCGTCCGCGAGCTGGTCTCCGGAGGCGTCACCGTCTTCCTCACCACCCAGTACCTGGACGAGGCCGACGAGCTCGCCGACCGCATCGCCGTGCTCAACGACGGCAGGATCGCCGCCGAGGGCAGCGCCGAGGAGCTGAAGCGGCTCGTCCCGGGCGGACACGTCCGGCTCCGCTTCACCGATCCTGCGGCATACCAGTCCGCCGCCTCCGCCCTGCGCGAGGTCACCCGCGACGACGAGGCACTGGCGCTGCGGATCCCCAGCGACGGCAGCCAGCGCGAACTGCGCTCCCTCCTCGACTGGCTGGACTCGGCCGGCATCGAGGCGGACGAGCTGACCGTGCACACCCCCGACCTCGACGACGTGTTCTTCGCCCTGACCGGCGCCACCAACGTGCCCAGCCGGCCCAACCAGTCCAAGGAGACTGTCCGATGA
- a CDS encoding ABC transporter permease has product MSALSLAVRDSSTMLRRNLLHARRYPSLTLNLLLTPVVLLLLFVYIFGDVMSAGIGDGGADRSAYIAYLVPGILMMTIGGTTIGSAVSVSMDMNEGIIARFRTMAIHRGSVLIGHVVGSVLQCIAGVVLVGAVAVAIGFRSTDATALEWLAAFGLLTLFSLALTWIAVGMGLISPNAEAASNNALPLIFLPLISSTFVPVDAMPGWFQPIAEYQPFTPAIETLRGLLLGTEIGNNGWIAIAWCVGLTVLGYRWSTASFNRDPK; this is encoded by the coding sequence ATGAGCGCCCTCTCCCTCGCCGTCCGCGACTCGTCCACGATGCTGCGCCGCAATCTGCTGCACGCGAGGCGCTACCCGTCCCTGACGCTGAATTTGCTGCTCACACCGGTCGTGCTGCTGCTTCTCTTCGTCTACATCTTCGGCGACGTGATGAGTGCGGGCATCGGGGACGGCGGGGCGGACCGCTCCGCGTACATCGCGTATCTCGTCCCGGGCATCCTGATGATGACCATCGGCGGCACCACGATCGGCAGCGCGGTGTCCGTCTCCATGGACATGAACGAGGGCATCATCGCCCGCTTCCGCACGATGGCGATCCACCGCGGGTCCGTGCTCATCGGGCACGTCGTCGGCAGCGTGCTGCAGTGCATCGCCGGCGTGGTCCTCGTCGGCGCCGTCGCCGTGGCCATCGGCTTCCGGTCCACGGACGCAACCGCCCTGGAGTGGCTGGCGGCGTTCGGGCTGCTCACGCTGTTCTCCCTGGCGCTCACCTGGATCGCGGTCGGCATGGGCTTGATCAGCCCGAACGCCGAGGCGGCCAGCAACAACGCGCTGCCGCTGATCTTCCTGCCGCTCATCTCCAGCACCTTCGTCCCGGTCGACGCGATGCCGGGCTGGTTCCAGCCGATCGCCGAGTACCAGCCGTTCACCCCGGCCATCGAGACCCTGCGCGGACTGCTGCTCGGCACCGAGATCGGCAACAACGGGTGGATCGCGATCGCCTGGTGCGTCGGCCTGACCGTGCTCGGCTACCGCTGGTCGACGGCGTCGTTCAACCGCGACCCGAAGTAG
- a CDS encoding class I SAM-dependent methyltransferase — translation MDQDERLLHASSFGAAAVAYAEHRPDYAQAAVRWALEPAPGSRVLDLGAGTGKLTATLVALGAEVLAVEPDPAMLTELRRSLPAVRALSGSAEAIPLPDASVDAVLAGNAMHWFDMAVAGTEIARVLAPSGILAGLWNVMDDRVEWVAGLARVSGSAAIGPRDTPTGWRAETADMHLPKTDVAARFGSPEQAEFPHGQRRTADSLVATIATRAGVLVMPEQEQEATLGRIRAFLASGPETARGEFTLPMLTGVLRVRRL, via the coding sequence GTGGACCAGGATGAACGGCTACTGCACGCCTCGTCGTTCGGCGCAGCGGCGGTCGCATACGCCGAGCACCGTCCGGACTACGCGCAGGCCGCGGTGCGCTGGGCGCTCGAGCCCGCTCCCGGCTCGCGCGTGCTCGACCTCGGCGCCGGAACCGGCAAGCTGACCGCCACGCTGGTCGCGCTGGGTGCCGAAGTCCTTGCAGTCGAGCCCGACCCGGCGATGCTGACCGAACTGCGCCGCTCGCTGCCGGCTGTCCGTGCCCTGTCGGGTAGTGCCGAGGCGATACCGCTGCCGGACGCGTCCGTCGATGCCGTGCTGGCCGGCAACGCCATGCATTGGTTCGACATGGCCGTCGCTGGAACCGAGATCGCCAGGGTCCTGGCACCAAGCGGCATCCTGGCCGGTCTGTGGAACGTCATGGACGACCGGGTCGAGTGGGTTGCCGGGCTCGCGCGGGTCAGCGGGAGCGCGGCCATCGGCCCGCGTGACACGCCCACCGGCTGGCGCGCCGAGACGGCAGACATGCACCTTCCAAAGACCGACGTGGCCGCCCGGTTCGGCTCGCCGGAGCAGGCCGAGTTCCCGCACGGGCAGCGCCGCACCGCCGACTCCCTCGTCGCGACCATCGCGACACGCGCGGGGGTGCTGGTGATGCCGGAACAGGAACAAGAGGCCACGCTGGGCCGGATCCGCGCATTCCTCGCGAGTGGACCGGAGACCGCCCGCGGCGAGTTCACCCTCCCGATGCTGACCGGCGTGCTGCGCGTCCGGCGGCTGTGA
- a CDS encoding SAV_915 family protein yields the protein MSPVEHSEDPEPSERFPAGLLFVPVRSGPAGCTARFFRTPLGGRTAVGFTSAAKLTATLGPDQASIRLSEPALRALAAPLGVTALTVDPQFSAPSADRTAATARERENSWRRWHPQHVGALRVTGAAAVVACLNLLIG from the coding sequence ATGTCTCCAGTCGAGCATTCCGAGGACCCCGAGCCTTCTGAACGCTTCCCGGCCGGACTTCTCTTCGTCCCCGTCCGGTCGGGGCCCGCGGGCTGTACGGCCCGGTTCTTCCGCACCCCCCTCGGCGGCCGTACGGCCGTCGGCTTCACCTCAGCGGCGAAACTCACCGCCACACTGGGCCCGGACCAGGCCTCCATCAGGCTCTCCGAACCCGCGCTGCGCGCTCTCGCCGCGCCTCTGGGAGTCACCGCCCTCACCGTCGACCCGCAGTTCTCCGCCCCCTCGGCCGACCGCACCGCGGCCACGGCCCGTGAGCGCGAGAACTCCTGGCGCCGCTGGCATCCCCAGCACGTCGGCGCCCTGCGGGTGACCGGCGCCGCCGCCGTCGTCGCGTGCCTGAACCTGCTGATCGGCTGA
- the lysA gene encoding diaminopimelate decarboxylase: MSIQELSAQELHPAPGTDSPGEAAHADARDAEGLSVWPRSARPEPHGDVSVGGVSLAEAADRFGTPVYVLDEHEVRERCRTYRTAFPDADIVYAAKAFLCRAMAHWVQEEGLGLDVCSAGELALAVTTGFPPEKIVMHGNAKSPEDLRTALRLGVGRIVVDSTSEIARLAAITPAGTRQPVMVRVVPGIAAGGHAKVRTGTDDQKFGLSLTDGSAQHAVTRILDQPHLELVGLHCHIGSQVAAVKPYVAAVRRMVGLLARIRDQHGIALPQLNIGGGHAIAYRPGEEHLNISVLAGRVRAELEDGCARAGLPVPRLTLEPGRAIVGPAGVAVYRVLAVKRTGAHTFVAVDGGMSDNPRPALYGVRYAPRLIGRPSSAPPRLVTVVGRHCEAGDILADEVALPGDVHPGDLLAVPAAGAYHLSMASGYNLVGRPPVVAVSDGIARVLVRRESLDDMSRRDVGL; the protein is encoded by the coding sequence ATGTCCATTCAGGAACTGTCCGCTCAGGAACTCCACCCGGCACCCGGGACCGACAGCCCCGGCGAAGCAGCCCACGCCGACGCGCGAGACGCCGAAGGCCTCTCCGTCTGGCCCCGCTCCGCCCGCCCCGAACCCCACGGGGACGTCTCCGTCGGCGGTGTCTCCCTCGCCGAGGCCGCCGACCGCTTCGGCACCCCGGTCTACGTCCTCGACGAGCACGAGGTCCGCGAGCGCTGCCGCACGTATCGCACCGCGTTCCCCGACGCCGACATCGTCTACGCCGCCAAGGCGTTCCTGTGCCGGGCCATGGCCCACTGGGTCCAGGAAGAGGGCCTGGGCCTGGACGTCTGCTCCGCCGGGGAACTCGCGCTCGCCGTCACCACCGGCTTCCCGCCGGAGAAGATCGTGATGCACGGCAACGCCAAGAGCCCCGAGGACCTCCGCACAGCCCTCCGGCTCGGTGTCGGACGCATCGTCGTGGACAGCACCTCCGAAATCGCCCGGCTCGCCGCGATCACACCCGCCGGGACCCGCCAGCCGGTGATGGTGCGCGTGGTGCCCGGCATCGCGGCCGGCGGACACGCCAAGGTACGCACCGGCACCGACGACCAGAAGTTCGGTCTGTCGCTCACGGACGGCTCCGCGCAGCACGCCGTCACCCGGATACTCGACCAGCCGCATCTCGAACTCGTCGGCCTGCACTGCCACATCGGCTCACAGGTTGCCGCCGTGAAACCGTACGTCGCGGCGGTGCGGCGCATGGTCGGACTGCTGGCCCGCATCCGCGACCAGCACGGCATCGCCCTCCCCCAGCTGAACATCGGCGGCGGCCACGCCATCGCCTACCGCCCCGGCGAGGAGCACCTGAACATCTCCGTCCTGGCCGGGCGGGTCCGCGCCGAGCTGGAGGACGGCTGCGCCCGCGCCGGACTGCCCGTGCCCCGGCTCACCCTCGAACCCGGCCGGGCCATCGTCGGCCCCGCCGGCGTCGCCGTCTACCGGGTGCTGGCCGTCAAACGCACCGGCGCGCACACCTTCGTCGCGGTCGACGGCGGTATGAGCGACAACCCCAGGCCCGCGCTGTACGGAGTGCGGTACGCGCCCCGGCTCATCGGCCGCCCCTCCTCCGCACCGCCCCGCCTCGTCACCGTCGTGGGCCGCCACTGCGAAGCAGGTGACATCCTCGCGGACGAAGTGGCGCTCCCGGGCGACGTACACCCCGGCGACCTCCTCGCCGTCCCGGCGGCCGGCGCGTACCACCTGTCCATGGCGTCCGGGTACAACCTCGTCGGCCGCCCGCCGGTGGTCGCGGTGTCGGACGGCATCGCGCGTGTGCTCGTACGGCGTGAGTCGCTGGACGACATGAGCCGCCGGGACGTCGGGCTGTAA
- the kdpF gene encoding K(+)-transporting ATPase subunit F, with product MTVENTVGLIVAVSLLAYLVVALIKPEKF from the coding sequence ATGACCGTCGAAAACACCGTCGGCCTGATCGTGGCCGTCTCACTGCTCGCCTACCTCGTGGTAGCCCTGATCAAGCCGGAGAAGTTCTGA
- the kdpB gene encoding potassium-transporting ATPase subunit KdpB, translated as MSAPAETRPAPVPDSPPPGPGQPRRVGAGMLDPTQLWRALPQALRKLNPVTLFRNPVMFVTEVGAALTTGIAVFHPSLFAWLITGWLWLTVVFANLAEAVAESRGKAQADSLRRTRQQTTAWRLAGWEPGATQDAYLEEAVAASELRRGDIVSVPAGELIPGDGDVIQGAASVDESAITGESAPVIRESGGDRSAVTGGTRVLSDHLVVRITQEPGESFLDRMISLVEGANRQKTPNELALNLLLVMLTFVFLVAVVTLQPMAIFSKDAMAAAHDTAALTANGVTAIVLVSLLVCLIPTTIGALLSAIGIAGMDRLVQRNVLAMSGRAVEAAGDVNTLLLDKTGTITFGNRRASAFLPVGAVPMERLAQAALLSSLADETPEGRSIVEFAYEKHELTERVTNGAEWVPFTAATRMSGVDLPSGQRLRKGAAASVAAWVREQGGEVPHALEATVQQVSASGGTPLAVAQSTSDGRAEVLGVVHLKDVVKPGLRERFDELRRMGIRTVMITGDNPMTAKAIAEEAGVDDFLAEATPEDKLELIKREQAGGHLIAMTGDGTNDAPALAQADVGVAMNTGTSAAKEAGNMVDLDSDPTKIIEIVEIGKQLLITRGALTTFSIANDIAKYFAILPAMFAAVYPGLDRLNIMALHSPLSAILSAVVFNAVVIVALIPLALRGVRYRPSSASALLTRNLWIYGLGGVVAPFLAIKFIDFALVQFIPGI; from the coding sequence ATGTCCGCTCCCGCCGAGACCCGGCCCGCGCCCGTACCGGACTCCCCTCCGCCCGGCCCCGGGCAGCCGCGCCGGGTCGGCGCCGGAATGCTCGATCCGACGCAGCTGTGGCGCGCGCTCCCCCAGGCGCTGCGCAAGTTGAATCCGGTGACCCTGTTCCGCAACCCGGTCATGTTCGTGACCGAGGTCGGCGCCGCCCTCACCACCGGCATCGCGGTCTTCCACCCCAGCCTCTTCGCGTGGCTGATCACCGGCTGGTTGTGGCTGACGGTGGTCTTCGCCAACCTCGCCGAGGCCGTGGCCGAGAGCCGCGGCAAGGCACAGGCCGACTCGCTGCGCAGGACCCGGCAGCAGACCACCGCCTGGCGCCTCGCGGGCTGGGAGCCCGGGGCAACTCAGGACGCCTACCTCGAAGAGGCCGTCGCAGCGTCCGAGTTGAGGCGCGGCGACATCGTGTCCGTACCGGCCGGGGAGCTGATCCCCGGCGACGGCGACGTCATCCAGGGCGCCGCGAGCGTCGACGAGTCGGCGATCACCGGTGAGTCCGCGCCGGTCATCCGCGAGTCGGGCGGCGACCGCAGCGCGGTCACCGGCGGCACCCGGGTGCTCTCCGACCACCTCGTCGTACGGATCACCCAGGAGCCCGGGGAGAGCTTCCTGGACCGGATGATCTCCCTGGTCGAGGGTGCCAACCGGCAGAAGACCCCCAACGAGCTGGCGCTGAACCTGCTGCTGGTCATGCTGACCTTCGTGTTCCTGGTCGCGGTCGTGACCCTGCAGCCGATGGCGATCTTCTCCAAGGACGCGATGGCCGCCGCGCACGACACCGCGGCGCTGACCGCGAACGGTGTCACCGCCATCGTCCTCGTCTCGCTGCTGGTCTGTCTGATCCCCACCACGATCGGCGCGCTGCTCTCGGCGATCGGCATCGCGGGCATGGACCGGCTGGTGCAGCGCAACGTCCTGGCCATGTCCGGCAGGGCGGTCGAGGCGGCCGGCGACGTCAACACCTTGCTGCTCGACAAGACCGGCACGATCACCTTCGGCAACCGGCGGGCGAGCGCGTTCCTCCCGGTCGGGGCGGTCCCCATGGAGCGACTGGCGCAGGCCGCGCTCCTTTCCAGCTTGGCCGACGAGACGCCGGAGGGTCGTTCCATCGTCGAATTCGCCTACGAGAAGCACGAGTTGACCGAGCGGGTCACGAACGGCGCCGAGTGGGTGCCGTTCACCGCCGCCACCCGCATGTCGGGAGTCGACCTTCCCAGCGGGCAACGGCTGCGCAAGGGCGCGGCGGCATCGGTGGCGGCGTGGGTGCGCGAGCAGGGCGGCGAGGTTCCGCACGCACTGGAGGCGACCGTCCAACAGGTCTCCGCGTCAGGCGGTACGCCGCTGGCCGTGGCGCAGTCCACGAGCGACGGCCGGGCCGAGGTACTCGGTGTCGTCCACCTCAAGGACGTCGTCAAGCCCGGCCTGCGCGAACGCTTCGACGAGCTGCGCCGGATGGGCATCCGTACGGTGATGATCACCGGCGACAACCCGATGACCGCCAAGGCGATCGCCGAGGAGGCGGGAGTCGACGACTTCCTGGCCGAGGCCACGCCCGAGGACAAGCTGGAGCTGATCAAGCGGGAGCAGGCCGGCGGTCACCTCATCGCGATGACGGGCGACGGCACGAACGACGCACCGGCGCTCGCGCAGGCGGACGTGGGCGTGGCGATGAACACGGGCACGTCGGCCGCCAAGGAGGCCGGCAACATGGTCGACCTCGACTCCGACCCCACGAAGATCATCGAGATCGTCGAGATCGGCAAGCAACTCCTCATCACCCGGGGCGCGCTCACGACCTTCTCGATCGCCAACGACATCGCCAAGTACTTCGCGATCCTGCCCGCGATGTTCGCCGCGGTGTACCCGGGCCTCGACCGGCTCAACATCATGGCTCTGCACTCGCCGCTGTCCGCGATCCTCTCCGCGGTCGTCTTCAACGCGGTGGTCATCGTGGCGCTGATCCCGCTCGCCCTGCGCGGTGTCCGCTATCGGCCGAGCAGCGCCTCCGCCCTGCTCACCCGCAACCTGTGGATCTACGGACTCGGCGGCGTGGTCGCCCCGTTCCTGGCCATCAAGTTCATCGACTTCGCCCTCGTCCAGTTCATCCCGGGGATCTGA
- a CDS encoding potassium-transporting ATPase subunit C — protein sequence MTRIPHWLAQHIAALRVVLVLTLLTGLAYPLAMVAAAQVPGLDGKSEVTGADGKPAGSSLIGQSFTDAKGNPVKKYFQSRPSNAGTGYDATASGAGNQGPESVVDTKDKPSLLTLVCGRSKAVGDLEGVDGSRPYCTDDGVGAVLGVFHEGGTSGRVTKVVSLDQACPALPFLATYKGVRVSCAKPGADYSHAVTVPVRGDAPANPVVPADAVTASGSGLDPHISPAYAKLQAPRVARERGATVADVRGLIAKYTTGRALGVLGEPGVNVVELNIALDRKYPTTAASASSPKQGA from the coding sequence ATGACACGCATCCCGCACTGGCTCGCCCAGCACATCGCAGCACTCCGGGTGGTCCTCGTCCTGACTCTCCTGACCGGCCTGGCCTATCCGCTGGCCATGGTGGCCGCGGCCCAAGTCCCCGGACTCGACGGCAAGTCGGAGGTCACCGGCGCCGACGGCAAACCGGCCGGATCCTCACTCATCGGCCAGTCCTTCACCGACGCCAAGGGCAACCCCGTCAAGAAGTACTTCCAGTCCCGGCCCTCCAACGCCGGTACCGGATACGACGCCACGGCGTCCGGAGCCGGCAACCAGGGCCCCGAGTCCGTCGTCGACACGAAGGACAAGCCGAGCCTGCTCACCCTGGTGTGCGGGCGCAGCAAGGCGGTCGGCGACCTCGAAGGCGTCGACGGTTCGCGCCCGTACTGCACGGACGACGGTGTCGGCGCGGTTCTCGGCGTCTTCCACGAGGGTGGCACGAGCGGTCGTGTCACCAAGGTGGTCAGCCTCGACCAGGCCTGCCCCGCGCTGCCGTTCCTCGCCACGTACAAGGGGGTTCGTGTCTCGTGCGCGAAGCCCGGCGCGGACTACAGCCACGCCGTGACCGTCCCCGTGCGCGGCGACGCCCCGGCGAACCCGGTCGTTCCCGCCGACGCGGTCACCGCGAGCGGCAGCGGCCTCGACCCGCACATCAGCCCGGCGTACGCGAAGCTCCAGGCGCCGCGCGTCGCACGCGAGCGGGGCGCGACCGTGGCCGACGTACGGGGGCTGATCGCGAAGTACACCACCGGGCGTGCGCTCGGTGTGCTCGGCGAGCCGGGCGTCAATGTCGTCGAGCTGAACATCGCGCTCGACCGCAAGTACCCGACGACCGCGGCATCCGCGTCGTCTCCGAAGCAGGGAGCCTGA